A stretch of the Balneolales bacterium ANBcel1 genome encodes the following:
- a CDS encoding flagellar hook capping FlgD N-terminal domain-containing protein, protein MDIHNINSQTSAMFNRQDPAKRNEMGQQQFLQLLVSQMRHQDPLNPLDGADFAAQLAQFNSVEQLINVNQGINKLQESQDMMSTGLTNSLAASLTGKNVKALSDVVMLNSGESSKINYKLNNSASQVDIVIRNESGREIRRESVSNMAGGDHSWEWDGRNEYGNRVPDGNYRVSIEASNEESGVAALTYVEGVASKVRYTGDGVKLTVNGIDIPIGDVEEIGLPL, encoded by the coding sequence ATGGATATACACAATATCAATTCTCAGACATCGGCCATGTTCAACAGGCAGGACCCGGCCAAGCGCAACGAGATGGGACAGCAGCAGTTTCTGCAGCTCCTGGTATCGCAGATGCGCCATCAGGATCCGCTTAACCCGCTGGACGGCGCCGATTTTGCGGCACAGCTGGCACAGTTCAACTCGGTGGAGCAGCTGATCAATGTCAACCAGGGCATCAACAAGCTCCAGGAGAGCCAGGATATGATGAGCACCGGACTGACAAATTCCCTGGCCGCATCGCTTACCGGCAAGAATGTAAAAGCGCTGTCGGATGTTGTAATGCTCAACTCCGGAGAATCGTCAAAAATCAACTACAAGCTGAACAACTCCGCATCGCAGGTTGACATTGTCATCCGCAATGAGAGCGGGCGTGAAATCCGACGCGAAAGTGTGAGTAATATGGCGGGCGGAGACCACTCCTGGGAGTGGGACGGACGCAACGAGTATGGAAACCGGGTGCCGGACGGCAACTACCGGGTTTCGATTGAAGCATCGAATGAGGAATCCGGTGTCGCGGCACTGACCTATGTGGAAGGAGTCGCCTCCAAAGTGCGGTATACCGGCGACGGGGTTAAACTTACCGTAAACGGTATTGATATACCCATTGGTGATGTCGAGGAGATCGGCCTCCCGTTATGA
- a CDS encoding flagellar motor protein MotB — protein MTYSDMVTLLLVFFVVLYMLTPGVDLDTLQDFLQRFQGGKGVMKQQESVMNQSSIQIEDNRRLREQRLERWQALLDYIEERQLEDHFEIDLIPEGIRITLSESVTFNSGSSDLLPEARNILSEIAVLFSEDIYEIEVQGHTDNVPLRQSAYYRSNWDLGASRSISVVRFIKETSGLPPDHFKASSYGEYRPVDTNTTPEGRRANRRVEIYVRYDDQFIDLQESIPIYQRGLSEAE, from the coding sequence ATGACCTACAGCGACATGGTTACGTTGCTGCTGGTTTTCTTCGTGGTTTTGTACATGCTGACGCCCGGCGTCGACCTGGATACCCTGCAGGATTTTCTGCAGCGCTTTCAGGGAGGGAAGGGTGTGATGAAGCAGCAGGAGTCGGTTATGAATCAGTCATCCATCCAGATCGAAGATAACAGGAGGTTGCGTGAGCAACGCCTTGAGCGCTGGCAGGCTCTTCTTGATTATATTGAAGAGCGGCAGCTGGAAGATCATTTTGAAATTGACCTCATCCCGGAGGGCATTCGCATTACGCTTAGTGAATCGGTGACGTTCAACAGCGGCTCCTCCGACTTGCTGCCGGAGGCGAGGAATATCCTGTCGGAAATTGCCGTACTGTTCAGCGAGGACATTTACGAAATAGAAGTACAGGGCCATACCGACAATGTGCCGCTCCGGCAATCGGCCTACTACCGGTCAAACTGGGATCTGGGGGCATCTCGGTCAATTTCGGTGGTACGATTTATCAAGGAAACGAGCGGCTTGCCACCAGATCATTTCAAAGCAAGCAGTTATGGCGAATATCGTCCGGTGGATACGAATACGACTCCCGAGGGCCGGCGTGCCAACAGACGAGTCGAAATATATGTCCGGTACGACGATCAGTTCATCGATCTTCAGGAAAGTATTCCAATATATCAAAGGGGCTTGAGCGAAGCAGAATAA
- a CDS encoding flagellar basal body-associated FliL family protein, translated as MPAFNDNNMDVSGTEEELQGVQDSKFLPKGKYFLLVILILGQAVGAYVLIDEHYEDIYVRIFGSLPDFTTTYMMEELIVNPSGNNAQRFLVVQIGMELAHHDHVELIDKNMMKITDRFNDVLTSRTVRDLMDFEEREKLRRDLAVEVNEAIGVRSVRNLYFTRYIIQ; from the coding sequence ATGCCAGCCTTTAACGACAACAATATGGATGTGTCCGGAACCGAGGAAGAACTCCAGGGTGTCCAGGACTCAAAATTTCTGCCCAAGGGAAAATATTTCCTGCTGGTAATATTAATTCTTGGTCAGGCTGTAGGTGCCTACGTTTTGATCGACGAGCACTACGAAGATATTTATGTCCGGATTTTCGGATCTCTGCCCGACTTCACCACCACCTACATGATGGAAGAACTCATCGTAAACCCCTCCGGAAACAACGCCCAGCGTTTCCTTGTGGTGCAAATAGGGATGGAATTGGCCCATCACGACCATGTGGAGCTGATCGACAAAAACATGATGAAGATCACGGACCGCTTCAATGATGTGCTGACTTCCCGGACGGTCAGAGATCTTATGGATTTTGAAGAGAGAGAAAAACTCCGCAGAGACCTGGCAGTGGAAGTAAATGAGGCAATCGGTGTGCGTTCGGTACGCAATTTGTATTTCACCAGATACATAATACAATGA
- a CDS encoding FliI/YscN family ATPase has translation MSTISQQTLTGHIHNIREKARLIPAEPKRFGKVSTVIGTIVECTGLQACVGEIYSIHSQSGKRIQSEVVGIRDKDTLLMPYDRIEGLKAGCLVELSSRPLTLAIGKDMLGRVVDADGLPIDGKGPIMNGEHQTVYNEPPGPLSRGRIDTPMLTGVRAIDTINTLGKGQRLGIFAGSGVGKSVLMGMIARNSSADVNVIALIGERGREVSEFITDALGEEGLKRSVVVAVTSDMAAMSRIKGASTATAIAEYFRDKGKNVLLMMDSVTRVAMAQREIGLASGEPPTTKGYTPSVFTTLPKLLERAGKTKSGSITGLYTVLVDNDDMNEPIADAVRSILDGHLVLSRRLAHRNHYPAIDVLESVSRVMPNIISREDRNIAMKAREILATYREAEDLINIGAYVKGSNPKIDEAIKKNPGLESFLRQGMDESDFNEDLWGSLKKIVD, from the coding sequence ATGAGTACCATCAGTCAACAGACCCTGACCGGGCACATCCACAATATCCGGGAAAAGGCCCGGCTGATACCCGCAGAACCGAAACGATTCGGCAAAGTATCGACGGTAATCGGTACCATCGTGGAGTGTACGGGTTTGCAGGCGTGTGTCGGTGAGATTTACAGTATCCACAGTCAAAGCGGAAAGCGGATCCAGTCGGAGGTTGTTGGAATACGCGACAAGGATACTCTGCTGATGCCCTACGACCGGATCGAAGGTCTGAAGGCCGGATGCCTGGTGGAACTGAGCAGCCGTCCGCTTACGCTGGCCATCGGCAAGGACATGCTGGGGCGGGTTGTGGATGCCGACGGACTGCCGATCGACGGCAAGGGGCCGATTATGAACGGGGAGCACCAAACGGTGTACAACGAACCTCCGGGCCCGCTCAGCCGGGGACGCATCGACACCCCCATGCTTACCGGTGTGCGCGCCATCGACACGATCAACACCCTCGGAAAAGGACAGAGGCTGGGTATTTTCGCCGGCTCGGGTGTCGGTAAAAGTGTTTTGATGGGCATGATCGCCCGGAACTCCTCCGCCGATGTGAACGTAATCGCACTGATCGGGGAGCGGGGACGCGAAGTGAGCGAGTTTATCACCGATGCCCTGGGGGAAGAGGGACTGAAACGATCCGTCGTTGTGGCCGTCACCTCCGATATGGCGGCAATGAGCCGCATCAAGGGCGCTTCCACAGCTACGGCGATTGCGGAATATTTTCGCGATAAAGGAAAAAATGTCCTTCTCATGATGGACTCGGTGACCAGGGTGGCCATGGCCCAGCGTGAAATCGGTCTGGCCTCCGGAGAACCTCCCACCACCAAGGGATATACCCCGAGCGTGTTTACCACACTGCCGAAACTGCTGGAACGGGCCGGAAAAACCAAATCCGGCAGCATTACCGGGTTGTATACCGTGCTGGTGGACAACGACGATATGAATGAGCCCATCGCTGATGCCGTGCGATCCATCCTGGATGGTCACCTGGTACTTTCCCGGCGCCTGGCCCACAGAAACCATTATCCCGCGATAGATGTGCTTGAAAGCGTCTCGCGGGTCATGCCCAATATTATTTCCCGGGAAGACCGCAACATCGCCATGAAAGCGCGTGAGATCCTGGCCACCTATCGCGAGGCCGAAGATCTCATCAACATCGGTGCCTACGTCAAGGGCTCCAATCCCAAAATTGACGAAGCCATCAAGAAGAATCCGGGCCTGGAATCTTTTCTGAGACAGGGCATGGACGAGTCGGATTTCAATGAGGACTTGTGGGGGTCCCTGAAAAAAATCGTTGACTGA
- the fliJ gene encoding flagellar export protein FliJ: MKFRFSLEPVLRVREHKEKIQQQKLAEKQRIKQILDERKSEIADELKQFLGEKEKASVYDIRKLRNAYAHMEHTHQMMGKIDRDAGKAQDEVNRERDKLLKAHRETHILEKIKDREHSAFREEADRMEQKHMDEIAAQYFGR, translated from the coding sequence ATGAAATTCAGATTCTCACTCGAACCGGTCCTTCGCGTCCGTGAGCACAAGGAAAAGATTCAACAGCAGAAGCTTGCTGAAAAGCAGCGGATCAAGCAGATCCTCGACGAGCGGAAATCCGAAATAGCCGATGAACTCAAGCAGTTTCTGGGGGAGAAGGAAAAGGCGTCGGTTTATGATATCCGGAAACTCAGAAATGCCTATGCGCACATGGAGCACACGCACCAGATGATGGGAAAAATCGATCGTGATGCGGGTAAGGCGCAGGATGAGGTCAATCGCGAACGTGACAAGCTGCTGAAAGCTCACCGCGAAACGCATATCCTCGAAAAGATCAAGGACCGCGAGCACAGCGCGTTCCGGGAAGAGGCAGATCGGATGGAACAGAAGCACATGGATGAAATTGCGGCCCAATACTTCGGCAGGTAA
- a CDS encoding FliH/SctL family protein: MSRKIIDKKKFSWKDDGSFRLNYRMVFDEQKPEAAPPDVDSLLREQHEKWLLEREKIRTEAFEKGREQGRREGYDKAAGELEARLEPMRREFEAARAAWKEHQEALKPGLLNLVFDISEAILGVPITNGTMRNKLEEDLRLLLQELDRKARPVLWVSSEDFDLVESLQNEYAEATGVVVRVSSHCNPGEFQLETNREKVVRDFRQMLHDFKESLILPK, from the coding sequence ATGTCCCGTAAGATCATTGACAAGAAAAAGTTTTCCTGGAAAGATGACGGCAGTTTTCGCCTGAATTACCGGATGGTTTTTGATGAGCAGAAGCCGGAGGCGGCACCACCGGATGTGGACTCCCTGCTTCGGGAGCAGCATGAGAAATGGCTGCTTGAGCGCGAAAAGATCCGTACGGAGGCATTCGAAAAAGGACGTGAGCAAGGCCGGCGTGAAGGATATGACAAGGCCGCCGGCGAGCTGGAGGCAAGGCTTGAGCCTATGCGCCGTGAGTTTGAGGCGGCACGTGCAGCCTGGAAAGAGCATCAGGAGGCACTGAAGCCGGGTTTGCTCAACCTGGTGTTCGATATTTCGGAAGCGATTCTGGGGGTTCCCATTACCAACGGTACCATGCGCAACAAACTGGAAGAAGATCTGCGGCTGCTGCTGCAGGAACTGGACCGGAAAGCCCGCCCGGTATTGTGGGTCTCTTCCGAAGATTTTGACCTGGTCGAATCACTTCAGAACGAGTATGCCGAGGCGACCGGTGTCGTTGTTCGCGTGAGCAGCCATTGCAATCCCGGGGAATTTCAGCTTGAAACCAACAGGGAAAAAGTGGTGCGCGACTTCCGCCAGATGCTCCATGATTTTAAGGAATCCCTGATTTTGCCGAAATGA
- a CDS encoding flagellar hook protein FlgE: protein MALIRALNSGVSGLRSFQTKMDVIGNNIANVETTGFKSSRVTFAELMSQRLGRADAGGESSPQMSNQVGLGVRIGSIDRDFTQGVMQNTGRGTDLAIEGRGYFLVADQGETYMTRAGNFVFNKDGFLVDQGGRHVQGYNANNDGTITPGGSTSKISIDFEQALSPKATEEITLTGNLSGDEPVRMSTTVYDGLGSAYSLLLTFTRKQDVDGNIIDNEWDVAVSSPDDADAIFVDAAGNPVTDAEVTFTESGELDVSSIPAIEVSPGGGASDFEINVELNDRSKGAVLTQFSGTNTAKVLSQDGYAQGQLLDVAIDGDGRISGIYDNGKNATLAQIAMAQVQNDHGLEMVGSGLFRATSAAGEVFINSADAMSDTTINAGSLEGSNVDLAKEFTEMITSQRAYQSNARVISTADEMLMEAVNLKR, encoded by the coding sequence ATGGCATTAATCAGAGCATTAAATTCAGGTGTGAGTGGTTTGCGATCATTTCAAACCAAAATGGATGTGATCGGTAATAATATTGCCAATGTGGAGACGACCGGGTTCAAATCGTCCCGGGTTACCTTTGCCGAGCTGATGAGTCAGCGTCTGGGCAGAGCCGATGCCGGCGGGGAGTCATCCCCCCAGATGAGCAATCAGGTAGGCCTGGGGGTGCGCATCGGATCCATCGACCGTGATTTCACACAGGGAGTCATGCAGAATACCGGTCGCGGCACCGATCTTGCCATTGAAGGCCGTGGCTATTTTCTGGTAGCTGACCAGGGAGAAACCTACATGACCCGCGCCGGCAATTTTGTCTTTAACAAAGACGGTTTCCTGGTAGATCAGGGAGGACGGCATGTGCAGGGATATAACGCCAATAACGACGGTACCATCACACCCGGTGGAAGCACATCGAAAATTTCTATCGATTTTGAGCAGGCTCTGTCACCCAAAGCTACCGAAGAGATCACCCTTACCGGAAACCTCTCGGGAGATGAGCCGGTACGTATGAGCACTACAGTCTATGACGGGCTGGGCAGTGCCTATTCCCTGCTGCTTACTTTCACTCGCAAGCAGGATGTCGACGGCAATATCATCGATAACGAGTGGGATGTTGCGGTTTCATCGCCCGATGATGCCGATGCCATTTTTGTGGATGCCGCCGGTAACCCGGTGACGGACGCCGAAGTGACTTTCACAGAGAGCGGAGAGCTGGATGTGAGCTCGATCCCTGCTATCGAGGTATCTCCCGGCGGTGGGGCCAGTGATTTTGAAATCAATGTGGAACTGAATGACCGCAGCAAGGGCGCGGTGCTTACCCAGTTTTCCGGAACCAATACCGCCAAGGTGCTTTCCCAGGACGGCTACGCCCAGGGCCAGCTCCTGGATGTGGCAATCGATGGTGACGGAAGAATTTCAGGGATCTACGACAATGGAAAGAATGCAACGCTTGCGCAAATAGCAATGGCACAGGTACAGAACGACCACGGACTGGAAATGGTCGGCAGCGGATTGTTCCGCGCTACCTCGGCAGCCGGTGAAGTATTTATCAACTCGGCTGACGCCATGTCCGACACCACTATCAATGCCGGCTCTCTTGAGGGGTCGAATGTGGATCTGGCCAAGGAGTTTACCGAAATGATCACCTCGCAAAGAGCGTATCAGTCCAACGCCAGAGTGATCTCCACCGCAGATGAAATGCTGATGGAGGCGGTCAACCTGAAACGATAA
- the fliN gene encoding flagellar motor switch protein FliN has translation MNVENWKTELEKSLPEVEKFLTSVLQEDAKVHVVEAESFDKEGLAKTLEKSDIYVFAQDETSKNSVVLVLEKEWFGLLSSIMMGVEEKENNEITRDLLKKFSTELSVTLMKSLRKEGLKIALGDIEVLTLRQLEKKIKKGTFFYAKMDVEGLADDMVRSGLLLGIQSADEDSVEGGQEESVPSDGQVSNKESAAEAAEAPQPDQTGKKQPGASKTGQQGQPAGEQNAPGKEFTSIDTEQMGEESDSLVDEDQVVSGRKVEFDSFDEPVLEGTNGHSRSMALLKDVEMDVSVQLGQIEMPLGKVLKLAKGSIIELDKLAGEPVDILVNGSKIAQGEVVVIDEHFGVRISNLITTKDRIAKL, from the coding sequence ATGAACGTGGAAAACTGGAAAACCGAACTGGAAAAAAGTCTGCCGGAAGTGGAAAAGTTTCTTACTTCCGTACTGCAGGAAGATGCGAAGGTCCATGTTGTCGAAGCGGAAAGCTTCGACAAGGAGGGGCTCGCCAAAACTCTTGAAAAAAGCGATATCTATGTTTTCGCACAGGATGAGACCAGTAAAAACTCCGTAGTACTTGTTCTTGAAAAGGAGTGGTTCGGTCTGCTGTCCAGCATCATGATGGGGGTGGAGGAAAAGGAGAACAACGAAATTACAAGAGATCTCCTGAAGAAGTTTTCCACCGAACTTTCGGTAACGCTCATGAAGAGCCTGCGGAAGGAAGGGCTCAAAATCGCTCTGGGTGATATTGAAGTGCTCACGCTTCGACAGCTGGAAAAGAAAATCAAGAAAGGAACATTCTTTTACGCGAAAATGGATGTGGAAGGCCTCGCGGACGATATGGTTCGCTCCGGACTCCTGCTGGGCATCCAAAGCGCCGATGAGGATTCCGTCGAAGGTGGCCAGGAAGAATCGGTTCCATCGGACGGGCAGGTTTCCAACAAGGAATCGGCGGCAGAAGCCGCAGAGGCCCCGCAGCCCGACCAGACCGGAAAAAAACAACCGGGGGCCTCCAAAACCGGACAACAAGGACAACCCGCCGGAGAACAGAACGCCCCCGGAAAGGAATTCACCAGCATCGACACCGAGCAAATGGGCGAGGAGAGCGACTCACTGGTCGATGAGGATCAGGTGGTCTCCGGCCGCAAAGTGGAATTCGACAGTTTTGATGAGCCCGTCCTGGAAGGCACCAACGGCCATTCTCGCAGCATGGCACTGCTCAAGGATGTCGAAATGGATGTCTCGGTGCAACTTGGCCAGATCGAAATGCCCCTCGGTAAAGTGCTGAAACTCGCCAAGGGCTCCATCATTGAACTCGACAAGCTGGCCGGTGAACCGGTGGATATCCTGGTGAACGGATCCAAAATCGCACAGGGTGAAGTGGTCGTGATTGACGAACATTTCGGGGTGCGCATCTCCAACCTGATCACCACCAAAGACCGGATAGCGAAATTGTGA
- the fliG gene encoding flagellar motor switch protein FliG has product MAKKDFGGVTIDDASKLSGNQKAAILLISLGVEAASTVLKTLRDDEVEAISLEIAKIKNVSPEVVDEVMREYYDMMTAKQYILEGGIDYAKGILTQAKGADDANNMFRKLEAETGTSAFGVFQSNEITQIVHFIQNEHPQVAALIMSQIKQERSAEILSHLSEELQGEIIFRLASLDKISAEVIDEVEEVIKEQMGGVDSVGDRVKGGASMVASILNEANMSVERNVIREIEERDPQLAEEIKKQMFLFEDIAHFDDRTVQLIINEMDKADLVLGLKGVSEELTNKFIKNMSTRAVDMLKEDMEALGPVHVKDVEEAQQRIIKKIKKLEEEGQISTRKMAEDEIVE; this is encoded by the coding sequence ATGGCAAAGAAAGATTTCGGCGGAGTAACTATTGATGATGCATCGAAACTGAGCGGCAACCAGAAGGCGGCGATCCTGCTGATCTCGCTCGGGGTTGAAGCGGCATCCACGGTATTGAAAACGCTGCGTGATGACGAAGTAGAGGCGATCTCGCTTGAAATTGCCAAAATCAAGAATGTGAGTCCCGAGGTTGTCGATGAGGTAATGCGGGAATATTACGACATGATGACGGCCAAGCAGTACATTCTCGAAGGGGGGATTGACTACGCCAAGGGGATTCTGACCCAGGCCAAAGGTGCCGATGACGCCAACAACATGTTCCGCAAGCTGGAGGCGGAGACCGGTACCAGCGCTTTCGGGGTGTTCCAGTCCAATGAAATCACCCAGATTGTCCATTTTATCCAGAACGAGCACCCGCAGGTGGCGGCGCTGATCATGTCGCAGATTAAACAGGAACGGTCGGCGGAAATCCTTTCCCACCTCAGTGAAGAACTGCAGGGTGAAATTATCTTCCGACTGGCGTCACTCGACAAAATATCCGCCGAAGTGATCGATGAGGTCGAAGAGGTGATCAAGGAGCAGATGGGCGGTGTGGATTCGGTGGGTGACCGGGTCAAAGGCGGCGCTTCGATGGTGGCCAGCATTCTGAACGAAGCGAACATGTCTGTGGAACGCAATGTGATCCGGGAAATCGAGGAACGCGACCCGCAGCTTGCCGAAGAGATCAAGAAGCAGATGTTCCTCTTCGAGGATATCGCTCATTTCGACGATCGGACCGTCCAGCTCATTATCAACGAAATGGACAAAGCCGATCTGGTTCTGGGCCTCAAAGGGGTCAGCGAGGAGCTTACCAACAAGTTTATCAAGAATATGTCCACCCGTGCCGTGGATATGCTCAAGGAGGATATGGAAGCGCTCGGACCTGTGCACGTCAAGGATGTCGAAGAAGCGCAGCAGCGTATAATAAAGAAAATAAAGAAGCTCGAGGAAGAAGGGCAGATTTCGACCCGAAAGATGGCCGAAGACGAGATTGTGGAGTAA
- a CDS encoding MotA/TolQ/ExbB proton channel family protein: protein MLDRSTLIGFIGGFTLVGLAITTQGSLVAFASLSSVLIVLGGVIAATMVNYSWENISDSFQVITNMMRAKAVDLRTDVELMNLFARRARRGGLIPLDNDVQYIEDQFLQNGMQLAIDGISKDNLEVILGDQIKSIERRMEISINVLYSMASYAPAFGMIGTVIGMILMLQNISDPETLGAGLSVALLTTLYGTIFANMVFNPLAGKLEFLSELDLNRKRMFRVAIMSIVEGENPRLMEKKMLNYVEPKSRAEYLQFHDNTRITKEREEKLYKYWVEQQSSGWEDLRKTLETG, encoded by the coding sequence ATGTTAGACCGCTCAACACTCATAGGATTTATCGGTGGCTTCACACTGGTGGGGTTGGCCATTACGACTCAGGGCAGTCTGGTAGCCTTTGCGAGTCTCTCCTCGGTATTAATCGTACTTGGAGGTGTTATCGCGGCGACCATGGTGAACTACAGCTGGGAGAATATCAGCGACAGCTTCCAGGTTATCACCAACATGATGCGGGCAAAAGCGGTGGACCTTCGCACCGATGTGGAGCTGATGAACCTGTTTGCCCGGAGGGCGCGCCGTGGCGGACTGATTCCTCTCGACAACGATGTCCAGTACATCGAAGACCAGTTTCTGCAGAACGGAATGCAGCTCGCCATCGACGGAATCAGCAAAGACAACCTCGAAGTCATCCTCGGCGACCAGATCAAGAGTATCGAGCGCAGGATGGAGATCTCCATCAATGTGCTCTATTCCATGGCCTCCTACGCTCCGGCCTTCGGAATGATCGGAACCGTTATCGGCATGATTCTGATGCTTCAGAACATCTCCGACCCCGAAACACTTGGCGCAGGCCTCTCCGTTGCACTTCTCACCACGCTTTACGGGACAATTTTTGCCAATATGGTGTTTAATCCGCTTGCCGGTAAACTGGAATTCCTGAGTGAGCTGGATCTGAACCGCAAGCGCATGTTCCGGGTTGCGATCATGTCGATAGTGGAAGGCGAAAACCCGCGCTTGATGGAGAAAAAAATGCTGAACTACGTGGAACCGAAAAGCAGAGCCGAATACCTGCAGTTCCATGACAATACCCGCATCACCAAGGAGCGGGAAGAAAAACTCTACAAGTACTGGGTTGAACAACAGAGCAGCGGATGGGAAGATCTAAGAAAGACACTGGAAACTGGTTGA
- a CDS encoding FliM/FliN family flagellar motor switch protein: MTSSTAKAPQRRKKYVEAYDFKHPKLFSKEIMRTLRTIHEVFARNLNRVFSTGLRQKVDVKLSQIDQLASSEFIRHIESPSALYVLNVEDLGGDVVMVMPTGFCIQMVERQSGGRGTELPPKRMLTTIEERIMERIMRNVTREIVSAWEPLMNFNVKSMTYESKPENLHMISADPAIVAVFRIEVFDEAVDVKISYPYSLLKESLNDSILKIDNHSRRFRLSEEQLQAYERTLTKVKTRVQPLLGTTRLTLDELLKLEEGDAITLNQKTDQPLEVRVNGVTKMTAYPGTLGGRRAVKIFEMLEEINEEELL; the protein is encoded by the coding sequence ATGACTTCAAGCACAGCAAAAGCGCCGCAACGGCGTAAAAAGTATGTTGAGGCGTATGATTTCAAGCATCCCAAGCTGTTCAGCAAGGAGATCATGCGAACCCTGCGCACCATTCACGAAGTGTTTGCGCGCAATCTCAACAGGGTTTTCAGTACCGGACTTCGCCAGAAAGTTGATGTAAAGCTCTCCCAGATCGACCAGCTGGCTTCCAGCGAGTTCATCCGGCACATCGAAAGTCCGAGCGCTCTCTACGTGCTCAATGTGGAGGACCTTGGCGGTGATGTTGTGATGGTGATGCCTACCGGGTTCTGTATTCAGATGGTGGAGCGGCAAAGCGGCGGACGCGGAACAGAACTTCCTCCCAAACGAATGCTTACGACCATCGAAGAGCGAATCATGGAGCGTATCATGCGGAATGTGACCAGAGAGATCGTCTCCGCCTGGGAACCGCTCATGAACTTCAACGTGAAGTCCATGACCTATGAAAGCAAGCCGGAAAACCTGCACATGATCAGCGCCGACCCGGCTATTGTCGCGGTATTCCGCATCGAGGTGTTTGATGAGGCGGTGGATGTGAAAATTTCCTACCCCTACAGCCTGCTGAAGGAGTCACTGAACGACTCCATCCTGAAAATTGACAACCACAGTCGACGCTTCCGGTTAAGCGAGGAGCAGCTTCAGGCGTATGAAAGAACACTGACCAAAGTAAAAACGCGGGTGCAGCCACTACTGGGAACCACCAGGCTGACTCTGGACGAACTGCTCAAACTGGAAGAAGGTGATGCCATTACCCTCAATCAGAAAACAGATCAGCCCCTGGAAGTGAGAGTGAACGGGGTTACCAAAATGACAGCCTATCCCGGTACATTGGGCGGCCGGAGAGCTGTGAAAATTTTTGAAATGCTCGAAGAAATTAACGAAGAAGAATTGCTATGA